From a single Sporosarcina oncorhynchi genomic region:
- the icmF gene encoding fused isobutyryl-CoA mutase/GTPase IcmF, producing the protein METVDIYKPKNHVRFVTASSLFDGHDASINIMRRILQSTGAEVIHLGHNRSVEEVVNAAIQEDVQGIAISSYQGGHVEYFKYMHDLLQERGAPQIRIYGGGGGVILPKEIKELHDYGIAWIFSPEDGRKMGLQGMINRMVEECDFLTEKEDELENLQHVSTDRPEVLANLVTYAEEMYNKDNPEANAFMEQVKSMSKQTPVLGITGTGGAGKSSLTDELIRRFLRELPDKKVAILSIDPTKQKTGGALLGDRIRMNAIFNKRVYMRSLATRGSRSELSGAIKDVLDVVKTAGFDLIIVETSGIGQGDAQITEVSDVSMYVMTSEFGAPTQLEKIDMIDFADLIVINKFERKGSEDARNQVQKQYQRSHLLFDKELDTMPVYGTIASQFNDKGTNSLFAALVSKLNEKCGLDWETSYEDFIKTQKQNVIIPNDRTHYLREIASTIREYHKKSGQQVDLARRLFQLEGAIEAVQEKNLDNALVASLESLAEGVREELSAESKRILNNWKALQESYSGDEFVTKVRDKELRTILTTTSLSGLKIPRVSLPKFKDYGEILRWVYKENVPGSFPYTAGVFPFKRVGEDPKRQFAGEGTPERTNRRFHYLSKDDDAKRLSTAFDSVTLYGEDPDERPDIYGKVGESGVSICTLEDMKKLYDGFDLCAPSTSVSMTINGPAPIILAMFMNTAVDQQVKIKEEELGRVLTVEEFTEVRDMTIQVVRGTVQADILKEDQGQNTCIFSTEFALRMMGDIQQYFIDKKVRNYYSVSISGYHIAEAGANPISQLAFTLSNGFTYVEYYLSRGMNIDDFAPNLSFFFSNGLDPEYTVIGRVARRIWAVAMREKYGANERSQKLKYHVQTSGRSLHAQEIDFNDIRTTLQALMALQDNCNSLHTNAYDEAITTPTEESVRRAMAIQMIITKEHGLSKNENPIQGSFIIEELTDLVEESVLQEFDKLNDRGGVLGSMETQYQRGKIQEESMHYEMKKHSGELPIIGVNTYLNPNPPSEEDIDNMEIARATKEEKETQITNLRAFQSKHDDASADALRKLQQVAVSGGNIFEELMETVKVASLGQITNALYEVGGQYRRNM; encoded by the coding sequence ATGGAAACAGTAGACATATACAAACCAAAAAATCACGTTCGTTTTGTAACGGCTTCGAGTCTTTTCGACGGCCATGACGCATCCATTAATATTATGCGCCGTATTTTGCAGTCGACAGGTGCAGAAGTCATTCACTTAGGACATAACCGTTCCGTCGAAGAAGTCGTCAATGCGGCGATTCAGGAAGATGTACAGGGAATTGCGATTTCTTCCTACCAAGGTGGCCACGTTGAATACTTTAAATATATGCATGATCTTCTCCAGGAAAGAGGTGCGCCACAAATTCGCATCTACGGCGGTGGTGGCGGCGTCATTTTGCCGAAAGAAATTAAGGAACTGCATGATTATGGCATTGCGTGGATTTTCTCACCAGAAGACGGACGCAAAATGGGTCTTCAAGGCATGATTAACCGGATGGTCGAAGAATGTGACTTCCTCACTGAAAAAGAGGATGAACTTGAAAATCTTCAGCATGTCAGCACGGATCGTCCCGAAGTGCTTGCCAACTTAGTCACATACGCGGAAGAAATGTATAACAAAGACAATCCTGAAGCGAACGCGTTCATGGAACAGGTGAAATCAATGTCAAAACAGACACCAGTTCTTGGTATTACAGGAACGGGTGGAGCAGGGAAGAGCTCGCTCACGGATGAACTCATTCGCAGATTCCTGCGTGAACTTCCCGACAAAAAGGTCGCAATCCTATCAATCGACCCGACCAAACAGAAAACTGGCGGGGCGCTTCTCGGTGACCGAATTCGCATGAACGCCATCTTCAACAAACGCGTCTATATGCGCAGTTTGGCAACACGTGGTTCTCGTTCTGAATTATCCGGTGCGATTAAAGACGTCTTAGATGTCGTGAAAACAGCGGGCTTTGACTTGATAATCGTTGAAACAAGCGGTATTGGGCAAGGGGATGCTCAAATTACGGAAGTGTCCGATGTGTCCATGTATGTCATGACGAGTGAATTCGGTGCGCCGACGCAACTTGAGAAAATCGATATGATCGACTTCGCAGATCTAATTGTTATTAATAAATTCGAGCGCAAAGGGTCTGAAGACGCACGCAATCAAGTGCAGAAACAGTATCAGCGCAGCCATCTTTTATTCGATAAAGAATTGGACACGATGCCTGTGTACGGCACAATCGCCAGCCAATTCAACGACAAAGGCACGAACTCCCTGTTTGCGGCACTCGTTTCGAAGTTAAATGAAAAATGTGGTCTCGATTGGGAAACATCTTACGAAGACTTCATCAAAACACAAAAGCAGAACGTCATCATCCCGAATGACCGTACGCATTACTTGCGCGAAATCGCGTCGACAATTCGTGAGTACCATAAAAAGTCCGGACAACAAGTTGATTTAGCTCGCCGTTTATTCCAACTGGAAGGGGCAATCGAAGCGGTCCAGGAGAAAAATCTGGACAATGCACTCGTCGCATCTCTTGAGTCGTTGGCGGAAGGTGTCCGTGAAGAACTGTCTGCCGAATCAAAACGAATTCTCAATAACTGGAAGGCATTGCAAGAATCATATTCCGGCGACGAGTTTGTTACGAAAGTACGTGATAAGGAACTTCGTACAATTTTGACGACGACAAGTCTATCAGGATTGAAGATTCCGAGAGTCTCCTTGCCAAAATTCAAAGACTACGGGGAAATTCTTCGTTGGGTTTATAAAGAGAACGTACCGGGTTCATTCCCTTACACGGCGGGGGTATTCCCGTTCAAGCGTGTCGGCGAAGATCCGAAACGTCAATTCGCAGGGGAAGGGACACCGGAACGAACGAACCGACGCTTCCACTACTTGTCAAAAGACGACGATGCGAAGCGGTTATCGACAGCTTTCGACTCCGTGACATTATACGGGGAAGATCCTGACGAACGTCCGGATATATACGGGAAAGTCGGCGAATCAGGTGTTAGCATCTGTACGCTTGAAGATATGAAAAAGCTGTACGATGGCTTTGATTTATGTGCACCTTCCACTTCTGTATCGATGACAATCAACGGACCAGCGCCGATTATCTTGGCAATGTTCATGAATACGGCTGTCGATCAGCAAGTGAAAATCAAAGAAGAAGAACTTGGACGTGTACTGACTGTCGAAGAGTTCACGGAAGTGCGCGATATGACGATTCAAGTCGTACGCGGTACGGTCCAGGCGGATATTCTAAAAGAAGACCAAGGGCAGAATACATGCATCTTCTCGACAGAGTTCGCACTTCGTATGATGGGCGATATCCAACAGTATTTCATTGACAAGAAAGTCCGTAATTATTACTCGGTTTCCATTTCGGGCTACCATATCGCGGAAGCAGGAGCCAATCCGATTTCCCAGCTTGCGTTCACATTGTCGAACGGCTTCACGTATGTAGAGTACTACTTGAGCCGCGGCATGAACATCGATGATTTTGCGCCGAACTTGTCTTTCTTCTTCTCCAATGGACTCGACCCGGAATACACGGTCATCGGGCGTGTAGCAAGAAGAATTTGGGCAGTTGCAATGCGCGAGAAATACGGCGCCAACGAACGCAGCCAAAAGTTGAAGTACCATGTCCAAACATCCGGGCGCAGTTTGCACGCACAGGAAATCGATTTCAATGATATCCGTACGACACTGCAGGCACTTATGGCTTTGCAAGATAACTGTAACTCGCTCCATACAAACGCATACGACGAAGCGATTACGACACCGACAGAAGAATCCGTGCGCCGGGCAATGGCGATCCAAATGATTATCACGAAGGAACACGGCCTGTCTAAAAATGAAAATCCAATTCAAGGATCATTCATTATCGAAGAACTGACGGACCTCGTTGAAGAATCCGTGTTACAAGAATTCGATAAACTGAACGATCGCGGCGGCGTACTTGGTTCTATGGAAACGCAGTATCAGCGAGGTAAGATCCAAGAAGAATCGATGCACTACGAAATGAAGAAGCACTCGGGCGAATTGCCAATCATTGGCGTCAATACGTATTTGAACCCGAATCCGCCTTCTGAAGAAGACATCGATAATATGGAAATCGCCCGTGCGACGAAAGAAGAGAAGGAAACGCAAATCACGAACTTGCGTGCTTTCCAGTCTAAACATGACGACGCTTCAGCAGATGCTTTACGAAAGCTCCAACAAGTTGCGGTATCAGGCGGCAACATTTTCGAGGAATTGATGGAAACGGTCAAAGTGGCCAGTCTCGGACAGATTACGAATGCTTTGTACGAAGTCGGTGGCCAATACCGAAGAAATATGTAA
- the rpoE gene encoding DNA-directed RNA polymerase subunit delta — protein sequence MNLKELSKEELLEESWIDIAYAILTDRREPLTLKELMDEIRELTGLSEKQVKDRLPQFYTDMNIDGRFLAINDNRWGLREWYPVDQIEEETAPVVKVRKKKKKKKAYDDDEDEDDDDDAEEDELFDEGFDDIDDIDEEDDEDEDEDEEEVVEIDVDLVEDDDELEIIPDEELDVDDDEDEDDEDEDEL from the coding sequence ATGAACTTGAAAGAATTGAGTAAAGAAGAACTTCTTGAAGAATCTTGGATTGATATTGCTTATGCTATATTGACAGACAGACGTGAACCATTGACGCTTAAAGAATTAATGGACGAAATTCGTGAATTGACAGGTTTGTCCGAAAAACAAGTGAAAGACAGATTGCCACAGTTTTACACAGATATGAATATTGACGGCCGCTTCCTTGCGATCAATGACAACCGTTGGGGATTGCGCGAATGGTATCCTGTCGATCAGATTGAAGAAGAAACAGCTCCTGTCGTAAAAGTACGCAAGAAGAAAAAGAAGAAAAAAGCGTATGATGACGATGAAGATGAGGACGATGACGACGACGCTGAAGAGGACGAGCTATTCGACGAAGGATTCGACGACATTGACGACATCGACGAAGAAGATGACGAAGACGAAGATGAAGATGAGGAAGAAGTCGTGGAAATTGACGTAGATCTAGTTGAAGACGACGATGAGCTTGAAATTATCCCTGATGAAGAACTTGACGTGGATGATGATGAAGATGAGGACGACGAAGACGAAGACGAGCTTTGA
- a CDS encoding CTP synthase: protein MTKYIFVTGGVVSSLGKGINAASLGRLLKSRGLQVTNQKFDPYINIDPRMMSPYQHGEVFVTEDGAETDLDIGHYERFIDIKCNRYSNVTMGKVYSSVLKKERRGEYKGATVQVIPHITNEIKSLIKRAGQETNADVVITEIGGSVGDIESLPYLEAIRQLKTDLGKNDVMYIHNTLIPYLHAAGEMKTKPTQHSVKELRGLGIQPNMIVVRSEYPVPQEMKDKIALFCNIKSEEVIEALDVETLYEVPILLHAQNMDKIVVDFLGLETQEPDLTEIHELVNRVSHLSRKVKIALVGKYVELQDAYISAVEAFRHAGYEFDTDIEFAWINSEEVTAENADDILKEADGIFVPGGFGDRGIDGKIEAVRYARTHNVPFFGIGLGMQLAAVEFARDVIGLKDAHSAEFDSETTNQIIENNHDYDANTDIDQASGDMRLGAHPCKLVEGTKAQLAYNDELVYERHRHRFEFNNIYREQFEEAGMIVSGESPDGHLVEIIELKDHPFFMGTQFHPEFASRPTRPQPLIREFIRAALDNQQA from the coding sequence ATGACAAAATATATCTTCGTAACCGGCGGAGTCGTTTCATCACTTGGAAAAGGCATCAATGCCGCATCTCTTGGCAGACTTTTAAAGAGCAGAGGTCTCCAGGTGACAAACCAAAAATTCGATCCATACATCAATATCGACCCTAGAATGATGAGTCCTTATCAGCATGGCGAAGTGTTCGTCACAGAAGATGGTGCTGAAACCGATCTCGATATTGGCCACTACGAACGTTTCATCGACATCAAATGCAACAGATATTCAAACGTTACAATGGGGAAAGTCTACTCCTCCGTATTGAAAAAAGAACGCCGCGGTGAATACAAAGGCGCAACCGTCCAAGTTATCCCGCATATTACGAATGAAATCAAAAGCCTGATTAAGCGCGCGGGCCAGGAAACGAATGCAGACGTCGTCATCACTGAAATTGGCGGAAGTGTCGGTGACATCGAATCGCTTCCATATCTTGAAGCGATTCGCCAATTGAAGACGGATCTCGGTAAAAATGATGTCATGTACATCCACAACACACTAATCCCTTACCTTCATGCTGCCGGTGAAATGAAGACAAAACCGACACAGCATAGTGTAAAAGAATTGCGCGGACTTGGCATTCAGCCAAACATGATTGTCGTCCGAAGTGAATATCCGGTTCCTCAAGAAATGAAAGATAAGATTGCGCTATTCTGTAACATTAAATCAGAAGAAGTCATCGAAGCGCTTGACGTAGAAACACTGTATGAAGTGCCAATCCTTCTTCACGCACAAAACATGGACAAAATTGTCGTCGATTTCCTCGGTCTGGAAACGCAAGAGCCGGACTTGACTGAAATCCATGAACTTGTGAACCGTGTGAGCCACTTGTCACGAAAAGTGAAGATTGCACTCGTCGGTAAATACGTGGAGCTTCAAGATGCATACATTTCCGCAGTCGAAGCGTTCCGTCATGCAGGATATGAGTTCGATACAGACATCGAATTTGCGTGGATTAATTCGGAAGAAGTAACTGCTGAAAATGCAGATGACATTCTGAAAGAGGCTGACGGCATATTCGTACCGGGTGGATTTGGTGACCGCGGTATCGATGGGAAAATCGAAGCGGTTCGCTACGCACGTACGCATAATGTACCTTTCTTCGGAATTGGCCTTGGCATGCAGCTTGCTGCAGTTGAATTCGCGCGTGATGTCATCGGTTTAAAAGACGCACATTCTGCTGAATTCGATAGTGAAACGACCAACCAAATTATCGAAAACAATCACGACTATGATGCCAATACAGATATCGATCAGGCGAGTGGGGACATGCGTCTTGGCGCACATCCATGTAAATTAGTCGAAGGAACGAAAGCGCAGCTAGCGTACAACGACGAATTGGTTTACGAGCGTCACCGCCACCGTTTTGAATTCAACAATATTTACCGCGAACAGTTCGAAGAAGCAGGCATGATCGTTTCAGGAGAAAGCCCAGACGGCCATCTCGTTGAAATTATCGAATTAAAAGATCATCCCTTCTTCATGGGCACGCAGTTCCATCCGGAATTCGCATCACGTCCAACACGTCCGCAACCGTTGATCCGCGAATTCATCCGCGCGGCACTCGACAACCAACAAGCATAA
- a CDS encoding DUF2529 family protein produces MKMLTTQMGGLLQRAGSNNEDAIEETARLLAQATIGEGRVIFAGFGEMDAVTVNALAAVEPFKGALRYEEGMTIHSADRVWLFARSATDEKALALANALAEQFIPFAVMAGEKAEVEDNALADLAYTYMATGVVKGILPDETGGRIVQPHVFVALFLYEAVKMAYDEMVFGED; encoded by the coding sequence ATGAAAATGTTAACGACTCAAATGGGCGGACTTTTGCAGCGTGCCGGTTCGAATAATGAAGATGCCATAGAAGAGACTGCGCGACTGCTAGCCCAGGCGACAATTGGTGAAGGACGCGTCATTTTTGCAGGATTCGGCGAAATGGATGCTGTGACAGTGAATGCTTTAGCGGCAGTGGAACCTTTTAAAGGTGCATTGCGGTATGAAGAAGGAATGACTATCCATTCCGCAGACCGCGTCTGGCTGTTTGCACGATCGGCGACAGATGAGAAGGCACTCGCATTAGCCAATGCCCTTGCTGAACAGTTCATCCCGTTCGCTGTGATGGCCGGTGAAAAGGCGGAAGTGGAAGATAATGCGCTGGCAGACCTTGCGTATACATATATGGCGACAGGCGTCGTGAAAGGGATTTTGCCGGATGAGACAGGCGGACGCATTGTTCAGCCGCATGTGTTCGTCGCGCTGTTTTTGTATGAAGCTGTGAAGATGGCTTATGACGAGATGGTATTTGGCGAGGATTGA
- a CDS encoding response regulator: MKTLLIVDDQAGIRLLLNEVFSKEGFETTLAANGMEALQFVSEKIPDCILLDMRMPGLSGVEVLKRIKKQSADVPVIMMTAYGEIELTEEAFQHGAERYFTKPFNIYEVRDAVVEIVNRNKH, from the coding sequence GTGAAAACTTTGCTGATTGTAGACGATCAAGCCGGGATACGTCTATTGCTTAACGAAGTATTTTCAAAAGAAGGATTTGAAACAACATTGGCGGCGAATGGAATGGAAGCGCTTCAATTCGTATCAGAGAAAATACCGGACTGCATCCTGCTCGACATGAGGATGCCAGGACTCTCTGGCGTCGAGGTACTAAAACGCATAAAAAAGCAATCAGCGGATGTACCTGTAATCATGATGACTGCGTATGGGGAAATCGAACTGACAGAAGAAGCCTTCCAACATGGCGCCGAGAGATACTTTACAAAACCTTTTAATATTTATGAAGTGCGAGATGCGGTTGTTGAAATCGTCAACCGCAACAAGCATTAA
- a CDS encoding class II fructose-bisphosphate aldolase, which translates to MALVSMKEMMIKGKKEGYAIGQFNLNNLEYTQAILQAAEEEKSPVILGVSEGAARYMGGFTTVVHMVKGLMHDYKITVPVAIHLDHGSSFEKCKEAIDAGFTSVMIDASSKPLEENIEITKKVVDYAHARDVSVEAELGVVGGQEDDVIADGVIYADPAECKQLVDNTGIDCLAPALGSVHGPYKGEPNLGFKEMEEISSQSDLPLVLHGGTGIPTKDIQRSISLGTAKINVNTENQIEGTKAVRETLNADQDVYDPRKYLTPMRDAIKKTVSGKMREFGSSGKA; encoded by the coding sequence ATGGCATTAGTGTCGATGAAAGAAATGATGATTAAAGGCAAGAAAGAAGGCTACGCAATCGGTCAGTTCAACTTGAACAACCTTGAATACACACAAGCCATTTTACAAGCGGCTGAAGAAGAGAAATCTCCGGTTATTCTTGGAGTTTCTGAAGGTGCAGCACGTTATATGGGCGGATTCACGACGGTCGTACATATGGTGAAAGGACTTATGCATGATTATAAAATCACAGTCCCTGTAGCCATCCACTTGGATCACGGTTCAAGCTTTGAAAAATGTAAAGAAGCGATCGACGCTGGTTTCACATCCGTCATGATCGACGCATCTTCAAAACCACTTGAAGAGAATATCGAAATTACGAAAAAAGTTGTCGACTATGCACATGCAAGAGACGTTTCAGTTGAAGCTGAACTTGGTGTTGTCGGTGGACAGGAAGACGACGTCATCGCAGACGGTGTCATCTATGCAGACCCGGCAGAATGCAAACAACTTGTAGACAATACAGGCATCGATTGCCTGGCACCTGCGCTAGGATCCGTACACGGACCTTACAAAGGCGAACCGAACTTAGGGTTCAAGGAAATGGAAGAAATCTCGAGCCAATCGGATCTCCCACTCGTTCTTCACGGCGGAACAGGAATCCCGACGAAAGATATCCAACGTTCCATCTCCCTTGGAACTGCAAAAATCAACGTCAATACAGAAAACCAAATAGAAGGAACGAAGGCTGTACGCGAAACATTGAACGCCGATCAAGACGTCTATGATCCACGTAAATATTTAACGCCAATGCGCGACGCTATTAAAAAGACAGTCAGCGGTAAAATGCGCGAATTCGGTAGCTCTGGAAAAGCGTAA
- the fsa gene encoding fructose-6-phosphate aldolase, with translation MKFFIDTANFEEIKEAHSWGILSGVTTNPSLVAKENISFHDRLREITALVPGSVSAEVIALDAEGMIKEGRELAKIAPNITVKLPMTPEGLKACSVFSQEGIKTNVTLIFSANQALLAARAGATYVSPFLGRLDDIGQDGMQLIATIADIFMIHDMDTEIIAASIRSPQHITDAALAGAHIATTPFNVLTQLFKHPLTDKGIEQFLADWEARETK, from the coding sequence ATGAAATTTTTTATCGATACAGCAAACTTTGAAGAGATTAAAGAAGCACACAGCTGGGGAATCCTGTCCGGCGTTACGACAAATCCATCACTTGTAGCAAAAGAGAATATATCTTTCCACGATAGACTCCGCGAAATTACGGCACTTGTTCCGGGATCTGTCAGCGCAGAAGTCATCGCACTCGATGCGGAAGGCATGATTAAAGAAGGCCGTGAACTAGCGAAAATCGCACCGAATATTACGGTGAAACTACCGATGACGCCAGAAGGGTTGAAAGCCTGCTCCGTATTTTCCCAAGAAGGCATCAAGACGAACGTAACCCTCATTTTCAGTGCTAACCAAGCCTTGCTAGCTGCACGCGCAGGCGCCACATACGTATCCCCTTTTCTCGGCAGACTGGATGATATTGGCCAGGACGGCATGCAACTCATCGCAACGATTGCGGATATCTTCATGATTCACGACATGGACACGGAAATTATTGCTGCTTCAATTCGCAGCCCGCAACATATTACAGACGCTGCACTTGCAGGTGCTCATATCGCAACAACACCATTTAATGTGCTTACGCAATTATTTAAACATCCTTTGACGGATAAAGGAATCGAACAATTCCTGGCAGATTGGGAAGCAAGAGAAACTAAGTGA
- a CDS encoding UDP-N-acetylglucosamine 1-carboxyvinyltransferase produces MDVYKIKGGKPLQGTIKVSGAKNSAVALIPASILADSPVTIEGLPEISDVHTLQALLEDIGGKVEFANGKMTIDPTEMIAMPLPNGNVKKLRASYYMMGAMLGRFKHAAIGLPGGCHLGPRPIDQHIKGFEALGAKVTNEHGAIYLRADELKGAKIYLDVVSVGATINIMLAAVRATGRTIIENAAKEPEIIDVATLLTNMGANIKGAGTNVIRIEGVEKLHGTKHTIIPDRIEAGTFMIMAAAAGDGITIDNVIPFHVEALTAKLREMGVKVEEREEQIFIPKTKNLLAVDVKTLVYPGFPTDLQQPFSVLLTQANGSSVISDTIYSARFKQIDELRRMNADGKVEGSSVLLSGPTPLEGATVRTSDLRAGAALVIAGLIAEGETEIQEIVHIERGYSNLIEKLRGIGADIRKESISEKAVISE; encoded by the coding sequence ATGGACGTTTATAAAATTAAAGGCGGAAAACCTTTACAAGGAACAATAAAAGTGAGCGGCGCTAAAAATAGTGCCGTCGCGTTGATCCCGGCATCCATCTTGGCAGACTCACCCGTAACAATCGAAGGACTGCCTGAAATTTCAGATGTCCATACTCTTCAGGCACTGCTTGAAGATATCGGAGGGAAAGTGGAATTTGCGAACGGGAAAATGACGATTGACCCAACGGAAATGATTGCCATGCCACTTCCAAACGGCAATGTGAAAAAACTGAGAGCCTCTTATTATATGATGGGCGCGATGTTAGGGCGTTTCAAACATGCGGCAATCGGGCTTCCGGGTGGCTGCCACTTGGGTCCACGTCCAATTGACCAGCACATTAAAGGCTTCGAAGCACTAGGCGCAAAAGTGACGAATGAACACGGCGCAATCTATTTGCGTGCAGATGAACTAAAAGGCGCTAAAATCTATCTGGATGTCGTTAGTGTCGGCGCAACGATAAATATTATGCTTGCTGCTGTTCGCGCGACAGGCAGAACAATTATCGAGAACGCGGCGAAAGAACCGGAGATTATTGATGTTGCGACATTGCTTACGAATATGGGTGCGAACATCAAAGGTGCCGGTACGAATGTCATCCGTATCGAAGGCGTGGAAAAACTGCACGGTACAAAGCATACGATTATCCCTGACCGCATTGAAGCAGGCACTTTCATGATTATGGCTGCAGCAGCGGGAGACGGTATTACGATTGATAATGTCATTCCGTTCCACGTCGAAGCACTCACAGCGAAATTGCGTGAAATGGGTGTGAAAGTGGAGGAGCGAGAAGAGCAGATCTTTATTCCAAAAACGAAGAACCTGTTAGCAGTCGATGTGAAAACTCTTGTCTATCCGGGTTTTCCGACAGACTTACAGCAGCCGTTTTCCGTTTTGCTCACACAAGCGAACGGCTCGTCCGTCATTTCCGATACAATCTATTCGGCTCGGTTTAAGCAGATTGACGAATTGCGCAGAATGAATGCGGACGGCAAAGTGGAAGGATCATCCGTATTGCTGTCCGGACCGACACCGCTTGAAGGAGCGACTGTTCGCACCTCAGATTTGCGGGCGGGAGCGGCACTTGTGATTGCTGGTTTAATCGCAGAAGGTGAAACGGAAATTCAGGAAATCGTCCATATTGAACGTGGGTACAGCAATTTGATCGAGAAACTTAGAGGTATAGGTGCGGATATTCGAAAAGAATCGATTTCGGAAAAAGCGGTTATTAGTGAATAA
- the glpX gene encoding class II fructose-bisphosphatase translates to MERSLSMELVRVTEAAAVSASRWMGRGLKNEADDAATTAMRTVFDTIPMQGVVVIGEGEMDEAPMLYIGEELGTGHGPEVDVAVDPLEGTNIVASGGWNALAVIAIADKGNLLNAPDMYMDKIAVGPEAVGKISIDATVTENLHAVAKAKNKAIDEVVATVLNRERHAAIIEEIRAAGARIKLINDGDVAAAINTAFDDTGVDILFGLGGAPEGVIAAVGLKCLGGEIQGRLVPSNDEERIRCEKMGLDVNKVLYMNDLVKGDDAIFAATGVTDGELLRGVQFKGGYSETHSLVMRSKSGTIRFVEGRHSMKKKPNLVMEN, encoded by the coding sequence ATGGAACGCAGTTTATCGATGGAATTAGTACGTGTTACGGAAGCAGCAGCAGTATCGGCTTCACGTTGGATGGGACGCGGTTTGAAAAACGAAGCGGATGATGCCGCGACGACAGCGATGCGTACTGTATTCGACACGATTCCGATGCAAGGTGTTGTTGTAATCGGCGAAGGTGAAATGGATGAAGCACCGATGCTTTATATCGGTGAAGAACTCGGAACAGGGCACGGACCTGAAGTTGACGTAGCGGTCGATCCACTTGAAGGCACGAACATCGTCGCATCAGGCGGATGGAACGCACTTGCGGTTATTGCGATTGCTGACAAAGGCAACCTGCTCAATGCACCGGACATGTACATGGACAAAATCGCTGTAGGACCTGAAGCAGTCGGCAAAATCAGCATCGACGCTACTGTGACAGAGAACCTTCATGCGGTTGCCAAAGCGAAAAACAAAGCGATCGATGAAGTTGTGGCAACTGTTCTTAACCGTGAACGTCATGCTGCAATCATTGAAGAAATCCGTGCTGCAGGCGCGCGCATCAAACTCATCAATGACGGTGATGTAGCAGCGGCTATTAACACGGCATTCGACGATACAGGTGTCGACATCCTCTTCGGACTGGGCGGAGCACCTGAAGGCGTCATCGCGGCAGTTGGACTGAAATGCCTCGGTGGAGAAATTCAAGGTAGACTCGTACCGTCAAACGATGAAGAACGTATCCGTTGTGAGAAAATGGGCTTAGACGTCAACAAAGTCTTATACATGAACGACCTCGTCAAAGGCGACGACGCCATCTTCGCAGCGACAGGCGTAACAGACGGAGAACTCCTTCGCGGCGTTCAATTCAAAGGCGGCTACAGCGAAACCCACTCACTCGTCATGCGCTCCAAATCCGGCACAATCCGATTCGTAGAAGGCAGACACAGCATGAAGAAAAAACCAAACTTAGTAATGGAAAACTAA